One window of Pectobacterium carotovorum genomic DNA carries:
- the ftsP gene encoding cell division protein FtsP — MSLSRRQFIQASGLALCAGMTPLVAKASGNPAALPIPPLLESRRGQPLFLTMQRAHWAFSGDRKTSVWGINGHYLGPTVRVYDGDDVKLIYSNRLNEPVAMTIGGLQVPGPLMGGAARIISPGTDWSPVLPVRQPAATCWYHANTPNRMAPHIYNGLAGLWLVEDSASKSLPLPNHYGVDDFPLIIQDKRLDNFGVPLYNPPSNGGFVGDSLLVNGVQNPFVEVSRGWVRLRLLNASNSRRYVMRLSDGRAMHVIASDQGLLPAPMAVNQLSLAPGERREILIDMSQGEEVTLTAGESAGIMDRLRGLFEPSSILISTQILTLKPTGLLPLVTDNLPMRLLADNIIEGSISRTREFRLGDNLPGINGAMWDMTRADVQTQLGRCERWIIHADTPQAFHIQGVKFLVRSANGRPPAVEDSGWKDTVWVDSDVELLVYFTQPSSMAFPFLYYSQTLELADRGSTGQLIVQSAM, encoded by the coding sequence ATGTCACTCAGCCGACGTCAGTTTATTCAGGCATCGGGCCTTGCGTTATGTGCGGGTATGACGCCACTGGTAGCCAAAGCCAGTGGGAATCCCGCCGCATTGCCGATACCGCCATTACTGGAGTCGCGCCGAGGCCAGCCGCTTTTTCTGACCATGCAGCGTGCCCATTGGGCATTCTCTGGCGACCGTAAGACCTCAGTTTGGGGAATCAACGGCCATTATCTGGGGCCGACGGTGCGAGTGTATGACGGCGATGACGTTAAGCTGATTTACAGTAACCGCCTGAATGAGCCTGTCGCGATGACAATCGGCGGCTTGCAGGTGCCGGGGCCGCTGATGGGCGGCGCGGCTCGCATCATTTCTCCGGGAACCGACTGGTCACCGGTATTGCCCGTTCGTCAGCCAGCGGCGACCTGCTGGTATCATGCGAATACGCCGAACCGCATGGCCCCGCATATCTATAACGGGCTGGCTGGGCTATGGCTGGTGGAAGACAGCGCCAGTAAATCTCTGCCGCTTCCCAATCACTACGGTGTTGATGATTTCCCATTGATTATTCAGGATAAACGGCTGGATAACTTCGGTGTCCCTCTCTATAACCCGCCTTCTAACGGCGGATTTGTGGGGGACTCGCTGCTCGTCAACGGCGTGCAAAATCCCTTTGTTGAAGTGTCCCGTGGTTGGGTTCGCCTGAGATTGCTGAACGCGTCGAACTCCCGGCGCTATGTGATGCGGCTGAGCGATGGCCGGGCGATGCATGTGATTGCCAGCGATCAAGGGCTATTACCGGCACCGATGGCGGTGAACCAGCTTTCTCTTGCGCCCGGCGAGCGACGCGAAATTCTGATCGATATGTCGCAAGGCGAAGAGGTCACGCTGACGGCAGGCGAGTCGGCAGGGATTATGGATCGTCTGCGCGGGTTGTTTGAGCCGTCCAGCATCCTGATTTCGACGCAAATACTCACGCTGAAGCCGACCGGGCTGTTGCCATTAGTCACGGACAACCTGCCGATGCGTTTGCTGGCCGACAACATCATTGAAGGCAGCATCAGTCGCACGCGTGAGTTCCGTCTGGGGGACAATCTGCCCGGCATCAACGGCGCGATGTGGGACATGACGCGGGCCGATGTACAAACTCAGCTTGGCCGCTGTGAGCGCTGGATTATCCACGCCGACACGCCGCAGGCTTTCCACATTCAGGGCGTAAAATTCCTGGTGCGCAGCGCGAATGGTCGTCCGCCAGCGGTGGAAGACAGCGGCTGGAAAGATACGGTGTGGGTAGATAGCGATGTCGAGCTGCTGGTTTATTTCACGCAGCCTTCTTCAATGGCGTTCCCTTTCCTGTATTACAGCCAGACGTTGGAACTGGCCGATCGCGGCTCGACGGGGCAGCTCATCGTACAATCTGCGATGTAA
- a CDS encoding GntR family transcriptional regulator, with product MRELLLWVRDQLAGAPSAPRYMQLASLLESEIGRRKTLSGQFLPAERLIAQQLGLSRVTVSRSLSLLEEKGLIVRQQGVGTRVAQRLNYALSAEDEGFTALILKQGGVAGSLWLEKAIQVPPAAIAAKMSLPEGEAVTYLRRVRLSNGEPVSLETTWIPQKFLPDPEALEQSLYQYWVTRGITPDKKRYRFKAIACKADIAALLGIAAEAPALYCQLHVYNERGELLEYSEAHCRSDVYEIQFAD from the coding sequence ATGCGGGAATTACTGCTTTGGGTCAGGGATCAGCTGGCTGGAGCGCCATCGGCGCCTCGCTACATGCAGCTCGCGTCGTTGCTTGAATCAGAAATCGGCCGCCGTAAGACGTTATCCGGCCAGTTCTTACCCGCCGAAAGGCTGATTGCGCAGCAGTTGGGATTATCGCGCGTAACGGTTTCCCGTTCCCTGTCACTGCTGGAAGAAAAAGGGCTGATTGTGCGCCAGCAAGGTGTGGGAACCCGTGTAGCTCAACGGCTGAACTACGCGTTGAGTGCTGAGGATGAAGGGTTCACCGCGCTGATATTGAAACAAGGCGGCGTTGCTGGCAGCCTTTGGTTAGAAAAGGCAATACAGGTTCCGCCTGCTGCCATCGCCGCAAAAATGTCTCTGCCGGAAGGCGAGGCCGTCACTTATCTGCGACGCGTCCGGCTCAGCAATGGCGAGCCTGTTTCGCTGGAAACGACCTGGATACCGCAAAAATTCCTACCCGACCCGGAAGCGCTTGAGCAATCTCTCTATCAATATTGGGTGACGCGTGGCATCACACCGGACAAAAAACGCTATCGTTTCAAAGCGATTGCCTGTAAGGCAGACATCGCTGCGCTTCTTGGTATTGCGGCGGAGGCACCTGCGCTGTACTGCCAACTGCATGTTTATAACGAACGGGGTGAACTGCTGGAATACAGCGAAGCACATTGCCGTAGCGATGTGTATGAGATTCAGTTTGCCGATTAG
- the dkgA gene encoding 2,5-didehydrogluconate reductase DkgA, which yields MTQPKVKLADGNIMPQLGLGVWRASSEDTVIAVTEALSIGYRAIDTAAIYKNEEAVGQALSSANLPREEVFITTKLWNGDHTDPQKALEESLRKLRLDYIDLYLIHWPLPQQNTFVDAWRGLIKLQEQGLAKSIGVSNFHIPHLQRLKEETGVLPVIDQVELHPLLQQKQLHSWNATHHIQTESWSPLAQGGEGVFDHPIIRKLASKYGKTPAQIVIRWHLDSGLVVIPKSVTPARIKENFEVFDFRLDKDELGEIAKLDSGKRLGSDPDEPRND from the coding sequence ATGACGCAACCGAAAGTTAAGCTGGCGGACGGCAATATCATGCCCCAGTTGGGCCTTGGTGTCTGGCGAGCAAGCAGTGAGGACACGGTGATCGCTGTGACTGAGGCTTTGTCCATCGGTTATCGGGCGATCGATACCGCCGCGATTTATAAGAACGAGGAGGCCGTTGGTCAGGCACTGAGTTCCGCGAACCTGCCGCGTGAAGAGGTGTTCATCACCACCAAACTCTGGAATGGCGATCATACCGATCCCCAAAAAGCACTGGAAGAGAGCCTGAGAAAACTTCGGTTAGATTATATCGATCTCTATCTGATTCACTGGCCGCTCCCGCAACAGAATACCTTCGTGGATGCCTGGCGCGGGCTCATCAAACTCCAGGAACAAGGTCTGGCGAAAAGTATCGGCGTCAGTAATTTCCATATTCCCCACTTACAGCGGCTAAAAGAAGAAACGGGCGTCTTGCCGGTCATCGATCAGGTCGAGCTGCATCCTCTTCTCCAGCAAAAGCAACTTCATTCCTGGAACGCCACGCACCATATCCAGACAGAATCCTGGAGCCCGCTGGCGCAGGGTGGCGAAGGCGTCTTCGACCATCCCATTATCCGTAAACTGGCGAGCAAATACGGGAAAACGCCGGCACAGATCGTGATCCGCTGGCATCTGGACAGCGGGCTGGTGGTGATACCTAAATCGGTGACGCCTGCACGCATCAAGGAAAATTTCGAGGTGTTTGATTTCCGTCTGGATAAAGACGAACTGGGGGAAATTGCCAAGCTGGACAGCGGGAAGCGTCTGGGCTCGGACCCTGATGAGCCGAGAAACGACTAA
- a CDS encoding Hcp family type VI secretion system effector, with translation MPTPCYISIEGKTQGNITAGAFTSDSVGNIYVEGHEDEMLVQEFKHVVTVPTDPQSGQPSGQRVHKPFKFTVALNKAVPLLYNALSTGEMLPTTTLKWYRTSVEGKQEHFFSTILTDATIVDIDCKMPHCQDPSKLDYTQLIEVSLAYRKIDWEHTVAGTSGSDDWRAPVEA, from the coding sequence ATGCCAACGCCATGCTATATCAGCATCGAAGGGAAAACGCAGGGCAACATCACCGCGGGTGCTTTCACCTCTGACTCTGTCGGCAACATCTATGTGGAAGGCCACGAAGATGAAATGCTGGTACAGGAATTCAAACACGTGGTCACCGTACCGACCGACCCGCAGTCCGGTCAGCCGTCTGGTCAGCGTGTCCACAAGCCGTTCAAATTCACCGTGGCACTGAACAAAGCGGTGCCGCTGCTGTACAACGCGCTGTCTACCGGTGAAATGCTGCCCACCACCACCCTGAAGTGGTATCGCACCTCGGTGGAAGGCAAGCAGGAGCACTTCTTCTCTACCATCCTGACTGATGCCACCATCGTGGATATCGACTGCAAAATGCCGCACTGTCAGGACCCGTCAAAACTGGACTACACCCAACTGATTGAAGTGTCGCTGGCCTACCGCAAAATTGACTGGGAGCACACCGTGGCCGGTACCTCCGGCTCCGATGACTGGCGTGCACCGGTCGAAGCCTAA